In Cupriavidus basilensis, the following proteins share a genomic window:
- a CDS encoding cyclase family protein, giving the protein MESKNVPLVAELLRDAPKNWGKWGPDDEVGSLNYLTRAQVLRGVASVRSGKTFTLQIQMGNPAGDPVWPGRSQARRLNVMDKGHYLCGKGPKFPGEAEYADDMMIMYLQGSTQYDALGHVWYGDQLWNGYDAKSTIGGLEKASVLPIAERGVVGRGVLIDMARHRGKDVLAPGETFTHLDLLAAAEMQGVRIEKHDILVIRTGWIGSFYKRDQAEFYREFVEPGLTYSPELVEWFHRMEIPNLVTDTIANEVTVDPVSGVALPLHNALMRNLGVALTEIAQLDPLAADCADDQQWTFLYTAAPLKVVNGSGAPVNPVVIK; this is encoded by the coding sequence ATGGAATCGAAGAACGTCCCGCTGGTAGCCGAGTTGTTGCGCGATGCGCCGAAGAACTGGGGCAAATGGGGGCCGGATGACGAGGTCGGGTCGCTGAACTATCTCACCCGGGCGCAGGTGCTGCGCGGCGTGGCTTCCGTGCGCTCCGGCAAGACCTTCACCCTGCAGATCCAGATGGGAAACCCCGCCGGCGACCCGGTCTGGCCCGGGCGTTCGCAGGCGCGCCGCCTCAACGTGATGGACAAGGGCCATTATCTTTGCGGCAAGGGCCCGAAGTTCCCCGGCGAGGCCGAGTACGCCGACGACATGATGATCATGTACCTGCAGGGCTCGACCCAGTACGACGCCCTGGGCCATGTCTGGTACGGTGATCAGCTGTGGAACGGCTACGACGCCAAATCCACCATCGGCGGCCTGGAAAAAGCCAGCGTCCTGCCGATCGCGGAGCGCGGCGTGGTCGGGCGCGGCGTGCTGATCGACATGGCGCGCCACCGCGGCAAGGACGTGCTCGCCCCGGGCGAGACCTTCACCCACCTGGACTTGCTCGCCGCCGCCGAGATGCAGGGCGTGCGCATCGAGAAGCACGACATCCTGGTGATCCGCACCGGCTGGATCGGCTCCTTCTACAAGCGCGACCAGGCTGAGTTTTATCGTGAGTTCGTCGAGCCGGGCTTGACCTACAGCCCGGAACTGGTCGAGTGGTTCCATCGCATGGAGATCCCCAACCTCGTCACCGACACGATTGCCAACGAGGTGACCGTGGACCCGGTCTCGGGCGTTGCCTTGCCGCTGCACAATGCGCTGATGCGCAACCTGGGCGTCGCCCTGACCGAGATCGCCCAGCTGGACCCGCTCGCCGCGGACTGCGCGGACGATCAGCAGTGGACCTTCCTGTATACGGCAGCACCGCTCAAGGTAGTGAACGGCAGCGGCGCGCCGGTCAACCCGGTGGTCATCAAGTAA
- a CDS encoding class I adenylate-forming enzyme family protein, with translation MTPYEEKPWLSSYNAGQPHTITPQFTDALSIFRAAADRAPASPAIHYFDATLSYAEVDALSDALAVALSSRGCTRGERVALYLQNVPQFVIGLVAAWKLGAIAVPVNPMNRARELRLVLADSGAKVLICHESLYADVVSGLFDAERRGQGDAAAPLALPAVITTSELDFQTRADPRLFAATRRQPAEGVPDLLALVQEYLGQRPAPVKLAADDIAMLVYTSGTTGVPKGAMNTHGNVAFNAQVYRDWIGLAQGGPILGVAPLFHITGLVGHVAAAFICAAPLVLACRFEPGVILEAIRDRRVEFTIGSITVFIALMNHPEATRAHFATLGKIYSGGAPIPPSVVEQFRAKFGHYIHNGYGLTETNSPTHVVPLGREAPVDPASGTLAIGVPAFNVDAFIGDDAGAPVPVGEVGEIISRGPMIVPGYWNKPEETAKAMAGGYFHTGDVGFMDAQGWFYLVDRKKDMIVAAGYKVWPREVEDVLYTHPAVREAAVVGIPDAYRGETVKAVVSLKPQASVTPQALLAWCKERMAAYKYPRVVEIIDELPKTVTGKILRRELRG, from the coding sequence ATGACGCCCTATGAAGAGAAGCCCTGGCTCTCCAGCTACAACGCCGGCCAGCCGCACACCATCACCCCGCAATTTACCGACGCATTATCCATTTTTCGGGCCGCCGCGGACCGCGCGCCCGCCAGTCCGGCAATCCACTACTTCGACGCCACGCTCAGCTATGCCGAGGTGGATGCGCTCTCGGACGCGCTCGCGGTAGCGCTATCATCGCGCGGCTGCACGCGCGGCGAGCGGGTTGCGCTGTACCTGCAGAACGTGCCGCAGTTCGTCATCGGGCTGGTTGCCGCCTGGAAGCTCGGCGCCATCGCGGTGCCGGTCAACCCGATGAACCGCGCACGCGAACTGCGCCTGGTGCTGGCCGACTCCGGCGCGAAAGTACTGATCTGCCACGAATCGCTCTATGCCGATGTGGTGAGCGGGCTGTTCGACGCCGAGCGGCGCGGCCAGGGCGACGCTGCCGCGCCCCTTGCGCTGCCCGCGGTGATCACCACGTCTGAGCTGGATTTCCAGACGCGTGCCGATCCGCGCCTGTTTGCCGCGACGCGGCGCCAGCCCGCCGAGGGCGTGCCCGATCTGCTGGCGCTGGTGCAAGAGTACCTGGGCCAGCGCCCGGCGCCGGTCAAGCTTGCGGCAGACGATATCGCGATGCTGGTGTACACCTCCGGCACCACCGGCGTGCCCAAGGGCGCGATGAACACCCATGGCAATGTTGCTTTCAATGCGCAGGTGTACCGCGACTGGATCGGCTTGGCGCAGGGCGGCCCGATCCTGGGCGTGGCGCCGCTCTTTCATATCACCGGACTGGTGGGCCATGTGGCCGCGGCGTTCATCTGCGCCGCGCCGCTGGTGCTGGCCTGCCGTTTCGAGCCGGGCGTGATTCTGGAGGCCATCCGCGACCGGCGGGTCGAGTTCACCATCGGCTCGATCACGGTCTTCATCGCGCTGATGAACCATCCCGAGGCGACCCGCGCGCATTTCGCCACGCTGGGCAAGATCTACTCGGGCGGCGCACCGATCCCGCCGAGCGTGGTGGAGCAGTTCCGCGCCAAGTTTGGACACTATATTCACAACGGCTACGGCCTGACCGAGACCAACTCGCCCACCCACGTGGTGCCGCTGGGCCGGGAGGCGCCGGTGGACCCGGCCTCCGGCACGTTGGCGATCGGCGTGCCCGCCTTCAATGTCGACGCCTTCATCGGCGACGATGCGGGCGCGCCGGTGCCGGTGGGCGAGGTCGGTGAGATCATTTCGCGCGGGCCGATGATCGTGCCGGGCTACTGGAACAAGCCGGAAGAGACGGCAAAGGCCATGGCGGGCGGCTATTTCCACACGGGCGATGTTGGTTTCATGGACGCGCAAGGCTGGTTCTACCTCGTCGACCGCAAGAAGGACATGATCGTCGCCGCCGGCTACAAGGTCTGGCCGCGCGAGGTGGAAGACGTCTTGTATACGCACCCCGCGGTGCGCGAGGCGGCCGTGGTGGGCATACCCGACGCCTATCGCGGCGAGACGGTGAAGGCCGTGGTCAGCCTGAAACCGCAGGCCAGCGTCACGCCGCAAGCGCTGCTGGCCTGGTGCAAGGAGCGCATGGCAGCCTATAAATACCCGCGCGTGGTGGAGATCATCGACGAGCTGCCGAAGACGGTGACGGGCAAGATCCTGCGGCGCGAGCTGCGCGGCTGA
- a CDS encoding HU family DNA-binding protein: MATKANPTAKTATKTAAKKAPATKAAPVKAAAKKAAPAKKAAPAAAVTPRPLKDTFNKSSLVAHLVAQTQLEAKAVKTVLAHLENTIVSALHKKGAGEFTLPGLMKVTAQQVPAKKKRFGKDPFSGEERWFPAKPASVKVKVRPLKKLKDAAAA; this comes from the coding sequence ATGGCGACCAAAGCGAATCCGACCGCGAAGACTGCAACCAAGACCGCTGCCAAGAAGGCACCGGCAACCAAAGCCGCTCCTGTAAAGGCTGCTGCCAAGAAGGCCGCGCCGGCCAAGAAGGCTGCTCCGGCTGCCGCGGTGACCCCGCGCCCGCTGAAGGACACCTTCAACAAGTCGAGCCTGGTCGCTCACCTGGTAGCACAGACCCAGCTGGAAGCCAAGGCCGTGAAGACGGTGCTGGCCCATCTGGAAAACACCATCGTCAGCGCGCTGCACAAGAAGGGCGCCGGCGAATTCACGCTGCCCGGCCTGATGAAGGTCACGGCTCAGCAAGTACCGGCCAAGAAGAAGCGCTTCGGCAAGGACCCGTTCTCCGGTGAAGAGCGTTGGTTCCCGGCCAAGCCGGCCAGCGTCAAGGTCAAGGTACGCCCGCTGAAGAAGCTGAAGGACGCAGCTGCCGCCTGA
- a CDS encoding alpha/beta hydrolase fold domain-containing protein: MPSIQCDLWRLALRLVRRKQRFSSAQALHEEIRRRRKIGRANPTARLLARHAVSMEPVAGVEVYTVRPRGNDSGRQILYLHGGGYVFDIVSQHWDFIGKLVDALGATVTVPIYPLAPEHTHREVFAGLLPLYDQLVRGNPPVSLTVMGDSAGGGMALALAQVARDTGRALPGRLVLLSPFLDATGSNPAIDVLEPLDPMLSKLGGIECGRVYAGGDPVTLAQVSPIYGSLRGLPPVTLFIGTHDVLLPDCRAYRALAQEQGLPLRYYEYEGMFHVWMLLPMPESNAAFAQIVAAVQADEAPQRPAEARAGQGATAGYQPM; this comes from the coding sequence ATGCCTAGCATCCAGTGCGACCTGTGGCGGCTTGCCTTGCGCCTGGTCCGGCGCAAACAGCGTTTTTCCAGCGCGCAGGCGCTGCACGAGGAAATTCGCCGCCGCCGCAAGATCGGCCGCGCGAATCCCACGGCGCGCTTGCTGGCGCGTCACGCGGTGAGCATGGAACCTGTGGCTGGCGTCGAGGTCTACACCGTGCGCCCGCGGGGCAACGACAGCGGCAGGCAAATCCTCTATCTCCATGGCGGCGGCTACGTCTTCGATATCGTCAGCCAGCACTGGGATTTCATCGGCAAGCTGGTGGACGCGCTCGGCGCCACCGTGACCGTGCCGATCTATCCGCTGGCGCCCGAGCATACCCATCGTGAAGTCTTTGCCGGCCTGCTGCCGCTCTACGACCAGTTGGTCCGCGGCAATCCTCCCGTCAGCCTGACCGTCATGGGCGACTCCGCCGGCGGCGGCATGGCGCTCGCGCTGGCGCAAGTGGCACGGGATACCGGACGCGCGCTGCCTGGCCGCCTGGTCTTGCTGTCGCCGTTCCTGGATGCCACTGGCAGCAACCCGGCCATCGATGTGCTCGAACCGCTCGATCCGATGCTGTCGAAGCTCGGCGGCATCGAGTGCGGGCGCGTCTATGCCGGCGGCGATCCTGTCACGCTTGCACAGGTCAGCCCCATCTACGGCAGCCTGCGCGGCTTGCCTCCGGTCACGCTGTTCATCGGCACCCACGACGTCCTGCTGCCGGACTGCCGCGCTTATCGCGCGCTTGCGCAGGAACAGGGCTTGCCGCTGCGCTATTACGAATACGAGGGCATGTTCCACGTGTGGATGCTGTTGCCAATGCCGGAATCCAATGCCGCCTTTGCGCAGATCGTCGCCGCGGTACAGGCTGACGAAGCCCCGCAGCGGCCGGCGGAGGCGCGCGCCGGGCAGGGCGCAACAGCCGGGTATCAGCCGATGTAA
- a CDS encoding FMN-binding glutamate synthase family protein: MLSRRYGAVWLTALALLVLAAFAAGHRLSPAWLAVPVVLLLVGLHDIGQSRHSILRNYPIWGHLRFFFEFIRPEIRQYFIEDDTNEMPFSRQQRSLVYQRAKNEVDSRPFGTEIDVRLAGHEWISHSLAPTRIPSADFRITVGEGRAQPYSLSIFNVSAMSFGALSGNAIRSLNRGAKLGGFIHDTGEGSISPYHRAEGGDLIWEVASGYFGCRRPDGGFDPDKFAEQARSPQVKMIEVKLSQGAKPGHGGVLPAAKVTPEIAATRGIGMGEDCISPATHSEFSTPLGLLQFVDRLRTLSGGKPTGFKLCIGHPWEFFGIVKAMLESGILPDFIVVDGAEGGTGAAPLEFVDHIGVPLQEGLLLVHNTLVGVNLRDKIRVGASGKIITAFDVARTLATGADWCNSARGFMFALGCVQAQKCHTDRCPVGVATQDPVRQRAIVVPDKADRVASFHRQTLHALLEILQAAGLRHPGELKPHHIVRRISPNEVRLMSELLKFLSPGDLINGNFRYQLYEKYWPLARSDSFSL; this comes from the coding sequence ATGCTTTCTCGTCGTTACGGCGCGGTCTGGCTGACCGCGCTTGCTTTGCTGGTCCTTGCGGCGTTTGCCGCTGGTCACAGGCTTTCCCCGGCATGGCTGGCCGTGCCCGTTGTGCTGCTGCTGGTTGGCTTGCATGACATCGGCCAGTCGCGCCACTCCATCCTGCGCAACTATCCGATTTGGGGCCACCTGCGCTTCTTCTTCGAGTTCATCCGCCCGGAGATCCGCCAGTATTTCATCGAGGACGACACCAACGAGATGCCGTTCTCGCGCCAGCAGCGCAGCCTGGTCTACCAGCGTGCCAAGAACGAGGTCGATAGCCGGCCCTTCGGCACCGAGATCGATGTGCGCCTGGCGGGCCACGAGTGGATCAGCCACTCGCTTGCGCCCACCCGCATCCCCAGCGCTGACTTTCGCATAACCGTTGGCGAGGGCCGTGCGCAGCCTTACTCGCTGTCGATCTTCAACGTCTCGGCCATGAGCTTTGGCGCGTTGTCCGGCAATGCGATCCGCTCGCTCAACCGTGGCGCCAAGCTCGGCGGTTTTATCCACGATACCGGCGAAGGCTCCATCTCGCCGTATCACCGTGCCGAAGGCGGCGACCTGATCTGGGAGGTGGCGTCCGGCTACTTCGGCTGCCGCCGCCCGGACGGTGGCTTCGATCCCGACAAGTTCGCCGAGCAGGCGCGCTCGCCGCAGGTCAAGATGATCGAGGTCAAGCTCTCGCAAGGCGCCAAGCCGGGCCACGGCGGCGTGCTGCCGGCGGCCAAGGTGACGCCGGAGATTGCCGCCACGCGCGGTATCGGCATGGGCGAGGACTGCATCTCGCCGGCCACGCACAGCGAATTCTCCACGCCGCTGGGCCTGCTGCAGTTCGTCGACCGGCTGCGCACGCTGTCCGGCGGCAAGCCGACCGGGTTCAAGCTTTGCATCGGGCACCCGTGGGAATTCTTCGGCATCGTCAAAGCCATGCTGGAATCCGGCATCCTGCCGGACTTCATCGTGGTGGATGGCGCCGAAGGCGGCACCGGCGCGGCGCCGCTGGAGTTCGTCGACCATATCGGCGTGCCGCTGCAGGAAGGGCTGCTGCTGGTGCACAACACGCTGGTGGGCGTGAACCTGCGCGACAAGATCCGCGTCGGCGCGAGTGGCAAGATCATCACTGCCTTTGACGTGGCGCGCACGCTGGCCACCGGCGCCGACTGGTGCAACTCGGCGCGCGGCTTCATGTTCGCGCTCGGGTGCGTGCAGGCGCAGAAGTGCCATACCGACCGCTGCCCCGTGGGCGTGGCCACGCAGGATCCGGTGCGCCAGCGCGCCATCGTGGTGCCTGACAAAGCCGATCGCGTAGCCAGCTTCCACCGCCAGACGCTGCATGCGCTGCTGGAAATCCTGCAGGCAGCGGGCCTGCGTCATCCGGGCGAGCTCAAGCCGCACCATATCGTGCGGCGCATCTCGCCCAACGAAGTGCGGCTGATGTCCGAGCTGCTCAAGTTCCTCTCGCCGGGGGACCTGATCAACGGGAATTTCCGCTACCAGTTGTACGAGAAGTACTGGCCGCTGGCGCGTTCCGACAGTTTCTCGTTGTAA
- a CDS encoding helix-turn-helix domain-containing protein, whose amino-acid sequence MKTVPTYSLYGVNSNEPLLEQLHFESIPERSGVNDWEIKPHRHERFFQVLYVHQGGGRALLDDREYPLGARTVVTVPPRCVHGFRFTPDVDGIVITMTDHYLHTLLAGVPDALPLFERPYHDPFGDPAGSERDDATVLAGALELFRAEMNAVSLWRGAALSALLSLLLVGIARRACGAGATGAQPAGRTARHFQQFQQLVEARFRNHQDLAGYAGTLGISPTQLNRICQQLAGRSALQLIHSRLIVEAQRDLLYSDLDIKQIASTLGFADAAYFARFFAKHVGQTPSAFRQHGRARLPAPQAAR is encoded by the coding sequence ATGAAAACCGTCCCGACGTACTCCCTCTATGGGGTCAACTCCAACGAGCCCCTGCTGGAACAGCTGCATTTCGAGTCGATCCCGGAGCGCAGCGGCGTCAACGACTGGGAAATCAAGCCCCACCGCCACGAACGATTCTTCCAGGTGCTCTACGTGCACCAGGGCGGCGGCCGCGCGCTGCTTGACGACCGCGAGTACCCCTTGGGCGCGCGTACCGTGGTAACGGTGCCGCCGCGTTGCGTGCATGGTTTTCGGTTTACGCCGGACGTGGATGGCATCGTCATTACCATGACCGACCACTACCTGCACACGCTGCTGGCTGGCGTGCCGGATGCGCTACCGCTGTTCGAGCGGCCCTACCATGACCCGTTCGGTGACCCGGCCGGCAGCGAGCGCGATGACGCCACCGTGCTTGCCGGGGCGCTGGAACTGTTCCGTGCGGAGATGAACGCGGTATCGCTGTGGCGCGGTGCTGCCTTGTCGGCTCTGCTGTCCTTGTTGCTGGTTGGCATTGCCCGGCGCGCTTGCGGCGCGGGTGCAACCGGGGCGCAGCCGGCGGGCAGGACCGCACGCCATTTTCAGCAGTTCCAGCAACTGGTAGAGGCGCGTTTCCGGAACCACCAGGATCTGGCGGGCTATGCCGGCACGCTCGGCATCTCGCCCACCCAGCTCAACCGGATCTGCCAGCAGCTTGCCGGCAGGAGCGCGCTGCAGCTGATCCATTCGCGCCTGATCGTGGAGGCGCAGCGCGACCTGCTCTATAGCGATCTCGACATCAAGCAGATCGCCTCGACGCTGGGCTTTGCGGACGCCGCGTATTTCGCGCGCTTCTTTGCCAAGCATGTCGGGCAGACGCCCAGTGCCTTTCGGCAGCATGGGCGGGCGCGCCTGCCGGCGCCGCAAGCCGCGCGCTAG
- a CDS encoding tripartite tricarboxylate transporter substrate binding protein: MPSRFRVLNTQHSTQPTKHRRSALRLALLATLATTALAALGASPARAADDFPQRPMRMVLPYPPGGPTDLLARVVAVKMGDTLGQTVVIDNKPGASGMIGAEMVAKAAPDGYTILANASLHVINPSIYPKMRYDALRDFVPVTQLADVPLVLVVNNDSPVKTVQDLIAYAKAKGGSINFGSAGNASAQQLAGESFKFAANVSMQHVPYKGSSPALTDLMGGQIQLMFDSMPSAMPFIKAGKLRAVAVTTLKRARALPDVPTVAESGLPGFNISTWYGLWAPRATPAPIVEKLAAHAAQALRQPDVQRQYADMGAEPVGSSPAEFARYTEAEGKKWAEIVRKSGAKADQ, encoded by the coding sequence ATGCCAAGCCGATTCAGGGTCCTGAACACACAACACAGTACACAGCCCACCAAGCACCGCCGGTCCGCGTTGCGCCTTGCCCTGCTGGCAACGTTGGCAACCACCGCCCTTGCTGCCTTAGGCGCGTCGCCGGCCCGTGCCGCCGACGATTTCCCGCAGCGCCCGATGCGCATGGTGCTGCCTTACCCACCGGGCGGCCCCACCGACCTGCTGGCGCGCGTGGTGGCGGTCAAGATGGGCGACACGCTTGGCCAGACGGTGGTGATCGACAACAAGCCGGGCGCCAGCGGCATGATCGGCGCGGAAATGGTCGCCAAGGCTGCGCCCGATGGCTACACCATCCTGGCCAACGCCTCGCTGCATGTGATCAACCCGAGCATCTATCCCAAGATGCGCTACGACGCCTTGCGCGACTTTGTGCCCGTCACGCAACTGGCCGATGTGCCACTGGTGCTGGTGGTCAACAACGATTCGCCGGTCAAGACCGTGCAAGACCTGATCGCCTATGCCAAGGCCAAGGGCGGCAGCATCAACTTCGGCTCGGCCGGCAATGCGTCGGCCCAGCAACTGGCGGGCGAGTCCTTCAAATTCGCCGCCAATGTCTCGATGCAGCACGTGCCGTACAAGGGCAGCTCGCCCGCGCTGACCGACCTGATGGGCGGCCAGATCCAGCTGATGTTCGATTCCATGCCATCGGCGATGCCGTTCATCAAGGCCGGCAAGCTGCGCGCCGTGGCCGTCACTACGCTCAAGCGGGCGCGCGCCCTGCCGGACGTGCCCACGGTGGCGGAGTCTGGCTTGCCCGGCTTCAATATCAGCACCTGGTACGGCTTGTGGGCGCCGCGCGCTACGCCAGCGCCGATCGTGGAAAAGCTCGCGGCCCACGCCGCGCAAGCACTGCGCCAGCCCGATGTGCAGCGCCAGTACGCCGACATGGGCGCCGAACCGGTGGGTTCTTCCCCCGCGGAGTTCGCGCGCTACACCGAGGCAGAGGGCAAAAAGTGGGCCGAGATCGTGCGCAAGTCGGGCGCCAAGGCGGATCAATAG
- a CDS encoding NADPH:quinone oxidoreductase family protein, with protein sequence MRALLCEHFGKAQDVRLASIPRPALADPHAVTLAVEYASVSHATGLMVAGRYQTKPALPFVPGTEAVGRVVACGAAVTRLRPGDRVAAIADWGCFAEEVTLPEYTVYPIPDTLDALQALPIPLSYGTAYCGLVWRCAVQPGDTVLVLGAGAGVGLAAVEIAHQLGAQVIACASTDAKRAQALRRGAQHALAPEDLAAAVKRVSGGRGADVVVDPVGGDLFDQALRAAAANARILSIGFASGRIPQAPLNLLLVKNLTLHGFFVGRYIGWTPANERAQHAHALQAVMKTLCGWASEGKIRPTVSKVYPMSGLAEALDALEARQVIGKVAIKIKETNACQADSGS encoded by the coding sequence ATGCGGGCCCTGCTGTGCGAGCATTTCGGCAAAGCGCAAGACGTTCGCCTTGCCAGCATCCCGCGCCCGGCATTGGCGGATCCGCACGCCGTCACGCTGGCCGTGGAGTACGCAAGCGTCAGCCACGCCACAGGCCTGATGGTGGCAGGCCGCTATCAGACCAAGCCGGCGCTGCCGTTCGTGCCCGGCACCGAGGCGGTCGGCCGCGTGGTGGCTTGCGGCGCAGCTGTCACCCGCCTGCGCCCTGGCGACCGCGTGGCTGCCATTGCCGACTGGGGCTGCTTTGCCGAAGAAGTCACGCTGCCCGAATACACGGTCTACCCCATTCCCGATACGCTCGACGCGCTGCAAGCCCTGCCGATCCCGCTCTCCTACGGCACCGCTTACTGCGGCCTGGTGTGGCGCTGCGCCGTGCAGCCCGGCGACACGGTGCTGGTGCTTGGCGCCGGCGCCGGCGTGGGCCTGGCCGCCGTTGAAATCGCCCATCAGTTGGGCGCGCAGGTGATCGCTTGCGCCAGCACCGATGCGAAACGCGCACAGGCCCTGCGGCGCGGCGCCCAACATGCGCTCGCGCCGGAAGACCTGGCCGCCGCCGTCAAGCGCGTGAGCGGTGGGCGCGGTGCCGACGTGGTGGTGGACCCGGTAGGCGGCGACCTGTTCGACCAGGCGCTGCGCGCGGCGGCCGCCAACGCGCGGATTCTCAGCATCGGCTTTGCCAGCGGCCGCATCCCGCAAGCGCCGCTGAACCTGCTGCTGGTAAAGAACCTGACGCTGCATGGATTTTTCGTAGGCCGCTACATCGGCTGGACGCCCGCCAACGAGCGGGCACAGCATGCCCACGCATTGCAGGCCGTCATGAAGACACTGTGCGGCTGGGCCAGCGAAGGAAAGATCCGACCGACCGTGTCGAAGGTGTACCCGATGAGCGGGCTGGCCGAGGCGCTGGACGCGCTGGAAGCCAGGCAGGTTATCGGCAAAGTCGCAATAAAAATCAAGGAGACTAACGCATGCCAAGCCGATTCAGGGTCCTGA
- a CDS encoding CaiB/BaiF CoA transferase family protein, with amino-acid sequence MAQTDLQSALPSHTPPSSEAVDDLPFSGLRILDISQGIAGPYCAHILWQQGADVIKVDPPAGDWGRHVGVVRGEHSALSIAYNAGKRGVCIDAATDAGKALLFDLALRADIVVQNFRPQVAERLGVGYAALSARNPALVYVSISGYGAHGPYADHPASDSVMQADSGLMHTNRMADGSPRRIGMLLADAATGLYAAQAAAAALCRRFRSGAGAHVELSLFDACVALQANNILEYAIQGAVAAGPVSAPNGVFATSDGSLTLLALNNAQFGRLCRALDRPGWAQDARFADNASRMAHAAGLQDAVAAVLAGKSTAHWLGILQAHDVLHAPVRNYQQVLDHPLAAPQGTFQTVEQAGLGALPFAGIPAKGMRRAATAAPRVGEHTEAVLREYGVTPDKLAQWLETGIVRQASPLAGNATAGGTA; translated from the coding sequence ATGGCCCAGACCGACCTGCAATCCGCGCTACCTTCGCATACCCCGCCTTCATCCGAAGCTGTCGACGACCTGCCCTTCTCCGGCCTGCGCATCCTGGATATCAGCCAGGGCATCGCAGGCCCCTACTGCGCGCACATCCTCTGGCAGCAAGGCGCCGACGTCATCAAGGTCGATCCGCCTGCTGGCGACTGGGGCCGGCATGTTGGCGTGGTGCGTGGCGAGCACAGTGCGCTGTCGATCGCGTACAACGCCGGCAAGCGCGGCGTCTGCATCGATGCGGCCACCGACGCCGGCAAGGCGTTGTTGTTCGACCTCGCGCTGCGGGCGGATATCGTGGTGCAGAACTTCCGGCCGCAGGTTGCCGAGCGCCTTGGCGTTGGCTACGCCGCGCTGTCCGCGCGCAACCCGGCGCTGGTCTATGTGTCCATCAGCGGCTACGGCGCGCACGGCCCCTATGCCGACCACCCGGCCTCGGACTCCGTGATGCAGGCCGACAGCGGCCTCATGCACACCAACCGCATGGCGGACGGCTCGCCGCGGCGCATCGGCATGCTGCTGGCGGACGCGGCCACTGGCCTGTACGCGGCGCAGGCCGCCGCTGCCGCCTTGTGCAGGCGCTTTCGCAGCGGTGCCGGCGCGCATGTCGAGCTAAGCTTGTTCGACGCCTGCGTGGCGCTGCAGGCCAACAATATCCTCGAGTACGCCATCCAGGGCGCTGTGGCCGCCGGGCCGGTGAGCGCGCCAAATGGCGTCTTTGCCACCAGCGATGGCAGCCTCACCTTGCTGGCGCTCAACAACGCGCAATTCGGCAGGCTCTGCCGCGCGCTGGATCGCCCCGGCTGGGCGCAAGATGCGCGCTTTGCGGACAACGCCAGCCGCATGGCGCACGCGGCCGGGCTGCAGGACGCCGTGGCGGCGGTGCTTGCCGGCAAGAGCACGGCGCACTGGCTCGGCATCCTGCAGGCGCATGACGTCCTTCATGCGCCGGTGCGCAACTACCAGCAAGTGCTCGACCACCCGTTAGCGGCGCCGCAGGGGACCTTCCAGACGGTCGAGCAGGCGGGGCTGGGTGCCTTGCCGTTTGCCGGCATTCCCGCCAAGGGCATGCGGCGGGCGGCCACCGCCGCGCCGCGTGTCGGAGAACACACCGAAGCCGTGCTGCGTGAGTACGGTGTCACCCCGGACAAGCTCGCGCAATGGCTGGAGACGGGCATCGTCAGGCAGGCCAGCCCTCTGGCGGGCAACGCCACCGCTGGAGGCACGGCATGA